A window of Equus caballus isolate H_3958 breed thoroughbred chromosome 10, TB-T2T, whole genome shotgun sequence contains these coding sequences:
- the LOC100062486 gene encoding LOW QUALITY PROTEIN: zinc finger protein 256 (The sequence of the model RefSeq protein was modified relative to this genomic sequence to represent the inferred CDS: inserted 3 bases in 2 codons), translated as MAAAPRREPAQDSVTFHDVAVYFSRGEWRLLDEAQRRLYLDVMLENFALLSSLGCCCGAEGLEAPFERSVSVEVSAARAPKAAPSSQKTHPCEMCGPVLREIFHLAEQQGTQHSLKLLRCGACAKQFEFSAKFQRHQEQHMGEKPFRSSVEMASFVKSCRFHVSGKPCPSGEVGKDFLASLGHRQQQTTHTREKPNKIIQCEATSPSRSHYTWGEFKKALSPKGTLIQDQDVHTGQQCFVCRECGKTFRYKSSFVMHQRVHPERGLHVCRECGKSFRRSSALVQHRRIHSGKRLWKCSKCGKSLSHQSVLIDPQRGHSGETSFVCSECAKPFSHSSVFIQHRRVEVGERPYKCSDCGKSFTSSSALSYHQRSHTGERPYECSDCGKSFISRSDLRYHERVHSGERPHKCSECGKCFITRTALRYHHRVHTGERPFECSECGKSFTQRYLLITHLRVHSGERPYECTECGKTFTSSINLRQHQRVHMGERRYECRECEKSFKNRCTLIQHRRIHTEENPYVCSECGKSFSCSSTLYYHQRVHTGKRPYTCGECGKSFTSSSALRYHQRVHTGERPYECSECGKSFTSSSSLRYHHRVHTGERPYECSECGKTFKDRSQFSKHQRAHTGERPYECNECGKSFSQKSNLSIHQKIHNRERSYECRECGKSFTSTSGLSYHQRVHSGKRPYECGECGKSFISSSHLHHHQRIHTGEKPYVCIECGKSFTSSGTLTYHLRVHTGERPYECSECGKSFTVNSTLRYHQRVHTGERPYECRECGKSFISSSKLRCHQRVHTGEKPYECSECGKSFISRPHLRYHXRIHTGEKVYDCSERGKFFMRLSTLSQHQRVHTRECHHNWGECKTAFSCTDTLVQDQRVLAGDGLYECDKCGKACTQRCNLIQHQKVHSGERPYECSECGKFFTYYSSFIIHQRVHTGERPYECSECGKSFSQSSSLIHHRRLHTGERPYECSKRGKSFKQSSSFSSHRKVHTGERHYECGDCGKSFSHSSNLXNWRVHTGERPIECSECRKSFSCKSDLIQHQRLHTGEKPSMYRGCTIS; from the exons GTTGCTGCTGTGGAGCAGAGGGTCTGGAGGCTCCCTTTGAACGGAGCGTTTCTGTAGAAGTTTCAGCTGCCAGGGCTCCCAAGGCAGCCCCATCTTCCCAGAAGACCCACCCCTGTGAGATGTGTGGTCCAGTCTTGAGAGAGATTTTCCACTTGGCTGAGCAGCAGGGAACACAACACAGCCTGAAGCTGTTGAGGTGTGGGGCTTGTGCGAAACAGTTTGAGTTCAGTGCAAAGTTTCAACGGCACCAGGAACAGCACATGGGGGAGAAACCCTTCAGAAGCAGTGTGGAAATGGCCTCATTTGTGAAAAGCTGCAGATTCCATGTTTCGGGGAAGCCCTGTCCGTCAGGGGAGGTTGGGAAGGACTTCCTGGCCAGCTTGGGACATCGACAGCAACAGACCACTCATACCAGGGAGAAGCCAAACAAAATCATCCAGTGTGAGGCCACTTCACCAAGCAGAAGTCATTACACCTGGGGAGAATTCAAGAAAGCCCTCAGCCCCAAAGGCACACTTATTCAGGACCAAGATGTCCACACTGGACAACAGTGTTTTGTGTGCCGTGAGTGTGGGAAAACATTCAGGTACAAATCCTCATTTGTTATGCACCAGAGAGTCCACCCTGAAAGAGGGCTTCATGTGTGTAGAGAATGTGGCAAATCTTTTAGGCGAAGCTCGGCCCTTGTTCAACATCGAAGAATTCATTCTGGGAAAAGGCTGTGGAAGTGTAGCAAATGTGGGAAATCCTTAAGCCACCAATCTGTCCTCATTGATCCCCAGAGAGGGCACAGTGGAGAGACCAGCTTTGTGTGCAGTGAATGTGCAAAACCTTTTAGCCATAGCTCTGTGTTCATTCAGCACAGGAGAGTTGAAGTTGGAGAGAGGCCTTATAAATGTAGTGACTGTGGGAAATCTTTTACCTCTAGCTCTGCCCTCAGTTACCATCAGAGATCTCACacaggagaaaggccttatgagtgcagtgaTTGTGGAAAGTCTTTTATCTCCAGATCTGACCTTCGTTATCATGAGAGAGTTCATTCTGGAGAAAGGCCTCACAAGTGCAGTGAATGTGGCAAATGTTTTATCACTCGTACTGCTCTCCGTTATCATCacagagttcacactggagaaaggccttttGAGTGTAGTGAATGTGGGAAGTCCTTTACCCAAAGATATCTCCTCATTACACACCTAAGAGTTCACtcaggagaaaggccttatgaatGCACTGAATGTGGGAAAACTTTTACTTCCAGCATTAACCTTCGTCAACACCAGAGAGTTCACATGGGAGAAAGGCGTTATGAGTGCCGTGAGTgtgagaaatcttttaaaaataggtgCACACTCATTCAGCACCGGAGAATTCACACAGAAGAAAATCCTTATgtgtgcagtgaatgtgggaaatctttttcCTGTAGTTCTACCCTCTATTATCATCAGAGAGTTCATACAGGAAAAAGGCCTTACACATGtggtgaatgtgggaaatcttttactTCTAGTTCTGCCCTTCGTTATCATCAGAGAGTTCACacaggagaaaggccttatgagtgcagtgaatgtgggaaatcttttaccTCTAGCTCAAGCCTCCGTTATCATCacagagttcacactggagaaagaccTTATGAGTGCAGCGAATGTGGAAAAACCTTTAAGGATAGATCACAATTCAGTAAACACCAGAGAgctcacactggagaaaggccttatgagtgtaatgaatgtgggaaatcttttagcCAAAAATCTAACCTCTCAATACATCAGAAAATTCATAATAGAGAAAGGTCTTATGAGTGCAGAGAATGTGGCAAATCTTTTACCTCTACCTCTGGCCTTAGTTATCATCAGAGAGTTCACTCAGGAAAAAGGCCTTATGAATGTGGTGAATGTGGCAAATCTTTTATCTCTAGTTCCCACCTTCATcatcatcagagaattcacacaggAGAAAAGCCTTATGTGTGCattgaatgtgggaaatcttttaccAGTAGTGGCACCCTCACATATCATCTGAGAGTTCACacaggagaaaggccttatgagtgcagtgaatgtggaaaaTCTTTTACCGTTAATTCCACCCTCCGTTATCATCAGAGAGTTCACacaggagaaaggccttatgagtgccGTGAATGTGGAAAATCTTTTATCTCTAGCTCCAAACTCCGTTGTCatcagagagttcacactggagagaaaccttatgagtGCAGTGAGTGTGGGAAGTCTTTTATCTCTAGGCCCCATCTCCGTTACCA CAGAATTCACACAGGAGAAAAGGTTTATGATTGCAGTGAACGTGGGAAGTTTTTTATGAGATTATCTACCCTCTCTCAACATCAGAGAGTTCACACTAGAGAATG TCATCACAACTGGGGAGAATGCAAGACAGCCTTCAGCTGCACGGACACACTTGTTCAGGACCAGAGAGTCCTTGCTGGAGACGGGCTTTATGAGTGCGACAAATGTGGAAAAGCCTGTACCCAAAGATGTAACCTCATTCAGCACCAGAAAGTTCACAGTGGGGAAAGACCgtatgagtgcagtgaatgtggaaaaTTCTTTACTTACTACTCCAGCTTCATTATACatcagagagttcacactggggaaaggccttatgagtgtagtgaatgtgggaaatcctttagTCAAAGCTCCAGCCTCATTCACCACAGGAGACTACATACTGGAGAAAGACCTTATGAGTGCAGTAAACGTGGGAAATCCTTTAAGCAGAGCTCTAGCTTCAGTTCACATCGGAAAGTCCATACAGGAGAAAGGCATTATGAGTGTGGAGATTGTGGCAAATCCTTTAGCCATAGCTCTAACC AGAACtggagagttcacactggagaaagaccTATTGAGTGCAGTGAATGTAGGAAATCCTTTAGCTGCAAATCTGACCTCATTCAACACCAGAGActtcacactggagaaaagccTTCCATGTACAGAGGATGTACAATTTCCTAA